cttgatttactaacatttgcaacgcaaacgaaccctaacacgtaatgacgtacttacgcactaacgtttagtgaacgtgactccattttggattcatattttgtattgtattaatacgaacgccgtcgcaaatgtctaacccgtcaattaaatgacgaaacaataatctgatcataagctacacctactagagaccacgctagctattgcttgttcagcagtttgtaaaatgattgttcagcaaaaccagaacgcatgtgcaaaagataagaattgtaaagtgcataaaagtttgctcctgagggggcgtggtatgcagttgtactaagccgttgtcttagctgcatcttgctggcaataaaagtctatctttgcggatcagttgtctggacctccttactgattaaaacagacggttacatttggcgagcttcagccaggaggtgccggggacgctattttagccccccagctgGTCCggtggtttggtggcggagcgatcccccagacttacttggtgagtggccaccgctgagttcagcgatcaggtttctgaggggaccgttccacaaggAACTtcttgagacctctgggctggtgattcgAAAAGAAGGCTTTCTTCGCGATCGAGAGAACGTTTCAGGCAAGTATACTTTTATCTGCACGGGAATAAGAACCAGTGGGAACCTGAATTAGAAACCAGATACAGCTAAATTACCAGCCGATCCTGAAAAATGGATCGAGGGGGCGTTGATCAAGCCCCACAGCGTGGTTAGTAGGGGCTCCCCCTCCGAAGACCTCGTTACTGAAAACCTGAATTGGAATTTCAgaaatttttgaattttgggaATCAGAAAGAAAtcttgggaataggtttcttgttgtgtgaaagagagtgaatggcctcgcagttctagaccgggcgaccgcgttctagtcggggcaagtgtgacccttttgtgtctggcagatacggaccccttacctatctgcTATCCCTTCCCCTCTTTGTCTGTGCCTCTATCCtaaatgggtgggggagggtctaCCCCGTTAAAAGTTATGACTGAGCACTTTAGCGAAGTGTTTGACAAACATACCTGTACTAAACCTGGTATGATCCAACGCTGTGCCTATCGGTGGCCGAGCTTGTGCGTCAACTGGCCCCCGAAAGGAACTTTCGATTTTGTAACGGCCTCTAGAGTCCGAATAGTAGTCACAAAAGAGGATCAGCCAGGTTTTCCTGAAGATGTCCCATATATTAATGCCTGGATTGAAGTTATTCTCAATCCCCCGTCCTGGGCACAAAAGTTAGTAGAGGGAGCTGCCCTCATCATGGTGGCGCATATGCAGAAGGCGGGCCACCGGAAGTCACCAAaccggaaaagaaaggagaagtcgGCCATATTGGACGCAGACGGCATGACGTCACCGGAGGCGGCCATATTGGTAGTCCAGAAGGATGATGAACCAGAAgttctagcaccgccgccttacATCCCACTTTACCCACCGCTACTTAATCTGCCACCGATTCCGTCTTATGAACAAGCTGACCCCTTGCCTAGTACTTCACAGGAAACTAAAAGAGAGTTAGAATCGGTAAGAGCAGAGGACGAACCGGAACCTCCTGTCTCAGCCCACACTCGTCGGAGAACACAAGCGGCTGCCAGTCTCCAACTCCCAATCAGAGAAACTGCAACTGTCGTACCTGCGGTCCCAAGTGAGGAAAATGCTTTCCAAACTACACAGACTATTAGACTATATACCTATGTCCCTTTTTCATCAagcgatctttttaactggaaacagctcggCCCTTCCTACGCTGAAAAACCAGAtcaaatgattgattttttaaacGGAATTTTCTCCTCACATAatcccaactgggctgacatccGCCATCTGGCTTCTTTCCTGTTCACCACTGAGCAGCGAAGACAAATACAACaaaacatggaagaagcagccagaagtggagccgggtcagacggtGATCCTGATGCCGCCGCAAGGGAACTTGCTCCGACAACAGACCCTCACTGGGACTACCAAACTTCTAGTGGACGAGACCGCATCGCGGCTTATCAGAGAGCCTTCCTAGAAGCCTtaaggaagggaaaaaggaaaattatgaACATGACTAAAATCCAGGATATAGTACAAAAAAGGGACGAAACTCCGGGAGACTTCCTTGAACGACTAATGGATGCGTACCGCAGATACAGCCCTTTTGATCCAGAAGATCAAAAGAACCACCCCATAATAGTCATGAGTTTCGTAGGACAGTCATGCCCCGATATACGCCGAAAAATCCAGAAAACAGAGGGATTTGAAGGAATGAACATCAGCCAGCTCAAAATTATGGCAGACAAAGTCTATGGAAATAGAGAGCTGGAAgatgagaaaaaagagaaaaaagaaagtagcAGAAGGATGAGAGAAAGTGTTAACTTGTTAGCGGCAGcaatggaagaaactaatttcggagAGCAGGCCAGGAAGTATCGAGGATACCCTGGGCAGAGAGGAAGAGGCAACCCGCCACATAAGGcatggcagagaggaagatcaggaAGGGGCGGATcgttcagaggaggaagagcgCCTATAGGGGTCAATCAATgtgcatattgtaaacaagaaggacattggaaggcTGAGTGCCCTGAGAAACCACGGGAGGACGAAAGAGGGAACGGTTCAAAACCCTCAAAATCTCAAGAAACTGAATGGCAAATGGCGTTGGACGAATTGTCAGATGAGTCTGGTGACGATATCGGGCGAAACTCATGACTAACCAGGGAAGCCCTGCCCTCCGATCCGTTGGTAGAAATAAAGGTTGGGTCTAAAACCTTCAAAGGATTACTAGATTCTGGAGCACAACGATCTGTCATGTCTACTGCAATCGCTATTCCCACAGCACAAAGCATCTCCATTGTAGGGGCCTCCGGGAAACCACTGGCAGCCCCTATTCTTCAGAATCGACAGGTTCGagtgggaggacaattagtatcccACCGATTCCTCTATGTCCCTGGATGTCCAGTCCCACTAATTGGTAGAGATCTCCTTTGCAAATTAAGGGCCACTCTACAGTTTGAATCAAATGGTGAAATCAAAGCTTCCTTTGCAGACAACCCTGTTTCCCTTATTTGCCCTCTCCAggaggaatggagactacatcttcccatagtcgaacgaaccatcgagcACCGATATGAGGAAGAGACCCCTCTCAATGTAAAACGAAGGTACCTGATGGATAGCGTACCTTCAGTATGGTCTGAAAACAATCCAGGAGGACTGGCAACCGAGGCTGACCCAGTCTGGATAGAACTGAAAGAAAATGCACAAGTCATTAaccaagcccaatatcctattcCCTACGTGGCCAGGCAGGGAATACAAATACATCTACAAAGATTATTTGACTTGGGTATCCTGCGACAAGTCCGGTCTGCCTGGAACACTCCCTTGCTACCAGTAAAGAAACCTGGTACTAATGACTATCGACCTGTACAAGATCTACGAAAAGTAAATAGCCAAGTGGCGGACTTGGTGGCCCTGGTACCCAACCCTTACTCCATTCTAGCTCAAGTCAACCCCaaatcaaagtggtacagtgtaattgatctcaaagatgctttcttctccgttccggtAGCAGAAGAATgtcagaagatctttgccttcacatgggaaaatgcgcaCACTGGAATAAAACAACAGTACACCTGGACTAGGTTGCCTCAAGGATTCAAACATTCTCCCACGCTTTTCGGGGAACAGCTGGCAAAAGATTTGAAAACTTACCAGAAAAaatatgggccagtaatacaataCGTTGATGACTTACTGTTGTTCAGAGACACATATCTTGACTGTGCGAAAGCTACCCTTCACCTGTTACAGACATTGTATTCAAAAGGGTACCGGGCAAGCAAAAAGAAAGCCCAAATCTGTGAATTAGAAGTAGAGTACTTGGGTTTCCGAATCCGTGAAGGCACTCGATGCCTTGGAATCTCTCGTACAAATTCGATAAGGCATCAGCCTACACCAACCTGCAAAAAAGAACTGCGAGCATTTCTGGGAGCTACTGGATACTGCCGgctttggattgctaactatgcagttattgcccaacccctatacgacaagctgcggggtaaagaagcagaatctcaacccttccagtgggaaggacATGAACTGGTACACTTACAACAACTAAAAGAAGCCCtgatctcaccccctgctctgGGGCTACCTGACGTAACTAAACCGTTTCATCTGTTTGTAGATGAGaaaaaaggaatggccattggggtccTAACTCAAACCTTCGGATCATGGGAGAGACCTGTTGcctatctgtcaaaaggaatggacaatgttgccaaaggatggccgggttgtcttcgaagcatcgcGGCTGCATGcatactaattccagaagcagtcaagttgacatttggacaaactttgcaagtaacaactcctcatactattcagGGACTGCTCGAAACACATGGACCAAAGTGGATGACcaactcacgtcttgtaaagtaccaagccttactatgtgaaactcctgaaattcaaatacaagacagtaaaaacttAAACCCAGCCACTCTAATGCCAGCACCTGAACCAGTaagccatgattgtgaagaagtcatggctaCAGTACACTCCAGTCGACCTGATTTAAGAGATCAGCCTTGGCAAGGCGCATGGACCTTATTTACAGATGGAAGTAGTCAGGTAAAGGATGGAGTACGAGTGGCTGGCTATGCAGTAGTAACTGAAGATGATATCATTGAAGCTGGACCCTTGCCttcaggaacgtctgcacaaaaagctgaattaattgcccttactcgagctcttcAGTTGGCAGAagggaaaactgtaaatatttatacagactctaaatatgccttcttaACCATCCAAGTACACGGAGCATTGTACAAGGAACGAGGATTTCTCAATGCCGAAGGAAAACAATTGGCAAATGCGCCAGAGATCCATGAACTGTTAAGGTCCGTATGGCTACCACACAAAGTGgccgtaatgcattgcaaagcacactcTGGAAAATCTGATCCTATCGCTCGGGGAAACCAGAAAGCTGATTCTGCCGCCAAAGCAGGAGCCCAAGACCCTTATcaaacaaaaaagaccatatgtccCCTCTTGCAGTTTCCAACTGAAGTACCCACCTACTCAGCCGAAGAAAACGACTGGGCAAAAGCTGAAAATTTCCATCAACAGAATGGGTGGTGGATCATATCAGACGGACGGATATGGATACCTGATACTATTGCGTGGACAATAGTAAGAGAAGCACACTGTCATACACACCTGGGACGTGATTCATTGGCAAAACTACTGGCAAAAACATACTATATAAACCGAATCACACAATTGACTAAACATGCAATTAATCAATGTGTTACGTGTGCAAGAAATAATCCTCGCAATGGACCTGGTCCTGCACCGGGACATGTTCTCCGGGGAACTATACCATTTCAAGTCTGTCAAATTGATTTCACCCACATGACCCCTGCACAAGGTTACAAAGCCATGCTGGTGGCAGTATGCACCTACACCGGATGGATTGAAGCTGTGCCTACGCGAACAGAAACTGCAAAGGAAGTCGTTTCCCTCTTATTGAACCAAATCTTACCACGATATGGATTACCAAGGCAGATCAACTCAGACAACGGCCCAGCTTTTACAAGCGAGGCAACTCAACACCTCACCAAAATTTTGGGCCTCAAATGGCATCTCCATTGCACATGGAGACCTCAAAGTAGCGGGactgttgaacgagctaacagaacTTTGAAAAGTCAATTAGCCAAGCTATGTCAAGAAACAAGAACCAAATGGCCCAAAATGCTACCATTGGCATTGCTTAACATCAGATGCACTCCACGACAATCAGGACTAaccccttatgaaatgatgtacgcaagACCGCCACCGTTGCCCTCTTTCCCCGAATCCTTACAAGTCCAAGGGGAAATGTCACTCAGCAACCAAATGAAAGGACTCTACAATACTGTGGAAGCAATTCGCAAATATACCTGTGAGACAGAGCCACTAATCTTAATCAATCCTATCCATAAATTCCAGGTGGACGACTCTGTGTGGATCAAGGAATGGGACGAATCAGACTTCCTTAAACCTCGATGGAAGGGACCATTCACTGTGCTGTTAACCACACCCACCGCTCTCAAAGTATCCGGTTGTCCCACCTGGATCCACTGGACCCGAGTTAAACCAGCCACCGAAACTTGGCAGGTCTCCAAGACCGGTGACAGCACCCTGCGCTTTACTAGAAATACAGCAAAGGTCAACCTACTATAGAAACTAATGCAGTCACAGAAATACTAATAacctgtttgtttctttcttctctcGCAGGCATCAAAAGCATATGATCTCAATGCTCTGGAAGTGGGTTATCAGTACCCTTCTGGTAACCGCTCTAACTATCATATGCCCTTCTAGCAGCGATTGGAAATGGTTCATCAGCATCATCTATATCATCATTTCTGCTCAACTATGGCTCATCTTTGCCATAATCCGAGAATCCTATGGCTACTAATGATCCTAATAGCTATAGTATCAACATCAGTTCAATCTTCGCTCAGCCAAAACTGTACAGAATGCATCAAGCAAGTCCGCACTACAACTGAAGACGGGTACCAGTTGGTATTCACAATCATTCATCAATCTCAGCCACCACCATTATGTATAAAAAAGCCTGCTTGTGCCTTAAACACCACTCAAGGACAACAGTCTTTCCATCGATGTATCCTTAACGGCAAGCTCATCTGTCATTCGCCTACCACACCCAAGTACTACAATATAACGCTAACCACCGGATTGCCAAAAGCTTATACTTCTGACATCGTACCAGCTGGAAAAGGAATTCTATACTACATCAATTCAACAAAGGTCCTAATTGGAGGACCGCCCATTGTCTCCATTGACTTTAACGCCTGTGATGCCATCGACAAACATCCAAGTGCAGTGCATTGTGGTTCTCCAGCATGGAAGAGAGCCTACACTTTCAATCACAAATATCTCTGTCCTTATGACCGTTCCAGTAATCCCTCCCGGTGGCTACCATGTGCCGGGGACAAAGAACTTTCCGGATGGAAACTGGTCTGTGACTATACTGGAGGAGGATATTCAGGATGCCCTGGAATGGGTCGACTAAGTAAGGGAGCGGGAAACCTCATTACTCTAGAATGGCCAGTCCGGTCTGAGGGATCCCcatggcaagatacttggggttTTGGAATTGATGGCACAGGAGGAGATCCCATGACATACCTTACCATCACTCAGCGACGAGAAAAGCCGCTCCCTATCATTCATCAAACCACTGTGGTGGGATATCAGTCCTTCTTCGATGAAATTTCTCAAATCAATGAGGAGTTGAAAAAGCATGCTATCTCCAACCAAGCAAAAAATATGTTCATCAACTTAGCTGAGAACATAGCTTTATCTCTGAAAATACAAAATTGCTTTGTATGTGGTGGCACCAATATTGGAGAACAATGGCCATGGGAGGCCAGGGAGATTTTTCAAGCTGATTTGAACACTATGAACACATCCACCACGTATAATCGAAATCACAATCCTTATGAATGGGCTCTACAGACGGATGTCATCGGAAGACAATGTTTGTCACGGCACTTCTCCAAGTCGTACAAAGTGCCCGTCGGTAACTcaccatgcacaggagttctcaCAGTTGCCAGTAACACTCAATCATGGTGGCAAACAGAAAACCAGACCATACCCACACCATTCTGGACTGAGCCTACCTTAAACGCTACGTGGAAAGAAGCTGGCCAATTAACCACGTCATTCATAGCCCCAGACGGCTATTACTTCGTATGTGGACGACGGGCTTATGAACAACTACCTCCTCAATGGTACGGTACCTGCTTCCTAGCTACTATCCGCCCTAGCTTCTTCTTGCTCCCAGTCACAGCAGGAGAAACGCTAGGGGTGCCTGTCTATAGTCCAATGAAGCCAAGTAGGCGACGAAGACATAAGGTCTCTATCGGAGACTGGTCCGATCAAGAATGGCCACCCGAACGGATTATCGAATATTatggtccaggaacatgggcagaGGATGGCTCTTTTGGATACAGAACGCCTGTATACATGAACAACCGTATCATCAGACTTCAAGCTGTTCTCGAGTTCCTCACCAATGATTCCGCTCTAGCCCTTAACATTCTTGCCAAACAGAATACCAAATTAATTACTGCTGTATACCAGAATCGATTAGCCCTGGATTACCTCCTTGCTCAGGAAGGTGGTGTATGTGGGAAATTTAACCTTTCCAATTGTTGTTTGCAGATCGATGATAAGAGTAAAGTCATCGAAGAAATCACAGACCGTATGGTGCGGTTGGCTCATGTTCCGGTGCAATCCTGGTCCGGAGCCTTGGATTGGACAGCTTCATTACCTTCCTGGCTTACATCTATTCCTGGGTTCAGGGAACTtttattccctttattatttttcttactaTCCTGTGCACTCCTCCCTATGTGTTTCCCTCTTTTCCTCAGGAGCCTTTCGTCTATGATGGAGAAGATCGCTGATCGACGAGCAGCAGCCCAAATTATGATGCTGAACCAGTACGCTTCAATTTCTTCGCTACCCTTCAGTGATTCCTCAGACTCAGAAGATGAATCTTCAGTTTACTATGacactaatttttaatttaaaacatacGGCCACCTTGTTTGCTCAGGTGAAGtccggctacaaaggggggtggagccaatagggcccatccgtctcaaaccggtGAAGACACCATCGACCTGGCTAACAATTTAGGGCCCTACTCAGTATTATGGTACTAATTATTTTCTTGTCATTTCAGTTACTTCACATATGAAGGTGATACTTACGCCTTCTtaccgaagttgaagtatcaaaggggggaatgaaggagttcaattttatggactaCGAAAAGATCGGAAGAACTATGTCTAATCATGCTGTAGTGAAACGcaagccatcttgatttactaacatttgcaacgcaaacgaaccctaacacgtaatgacgtacttacgcactaacgtttagtgaacgtgactccattttggattcatattttgtattgtattaatacgaacgccgtcgcaaatgtctaacccgtcaattaaatgacgaaacaataatctgatcataagctacacctactagagaccacgctagctattgcttgttcagcagtttgtaaaatgattgttcagcaaaaccagaacgcatgtgcaaaagataagaattgtaaagtgcataaaagtttgctcctgagggggcgtggtatgcagttgtactaagccgttgtcttagctgcatcttgctggcaataaaagtctatctttgcggatcagttgtctggacctccttactgattaAAACAGACGGTTACACTAGGCCCTTCAGGATCGTTCATGCCCTCACGCCCTCCGCTTTGTGCATCCCTAGTCTGGAGAACACTTCAAGATAAAAGAACTATTGAAGCATTTATCTTTACCATACATAAACCCAggtaaacagattttttttttttaacagagtttCAGCCCTGCAGCGAAAccctgcagggttttttttggggggggggtttcagcatTGCCTTTATAGTTTACAACCTGGTCCTTAAAATCATTCTTTTCAGATCAGTCACTAAATTTCTCTGCttgccccttctcttccctcctagGAGGAGGCCCCAGTCCTTCTGGATTGTGACTCACTCTTCTGAGATTTGAAAGTCTGTCTCCATGGTGACTGGCTGATGTGGGTGGGATATGCAGGATAAACAGCATTTCTAGAAAGCCgagttttcttttacatttttaatcaTAATAATTTAGATTCATGCAGTAGGATCCCCAGCTACGAAAAGTATCCAACCCCTCCCAGCCATTTCACAACAGATCTGTTTCACATAATCTCATTTAATAAAAAGAAAGCGCTAAGGAGTAAAAGGCAGTGGGCACACCCTCCACAAGAATTTTTGGGGGTGGTgaatatatttttccttttttttttcatgcacagtATTTCCTTCAGACTGAAAATCCATACATTTTAGCAATTTGTATGCCAAACTATTAATTGTTGGTGATACAGTATTTacaagaatatttatttttttcattacatATACAGATGGGTCTAGATTTTTCAAAAACCCTAAACATGTACCTCAGATTTCATACTTAAAATGAGAGGCACATGCATTCAGGCATTCATGTATGCACACATCCCCAGAATTACCCTCGAGCTTCTTATGAGCAGAGTTTCACTGGTGTGTGACTAGTGTGGCTTGCTTCCTCC
This sequence is a window from Rhinatrema bivittatum chromosome 5, aRhiBiv1.1, whole genome shotgun sequence. Protein-coding genes within it:
- the LOC115092362 gene encoding uncharacterized protein LOC115092362 — encoded protein: MSTAIAIPTAQSISIVGASGKPLAAPILQNRQVRVGGQLVSHRFLYVPGCPVPLIGRDLLCKLRATLQFESNGEIKASFADNPVSLICPLQEEWRLHLPIVERTIEHRYEEETPLNVKRRYLMDSVPSVWSENNPGGLATEADPVWIELKENAQVINQAQYPIPYVARQGIQIHLQRLFDLGILRQVRSAWNTPLLPVKKPGTNDYRPVQDLRKVNSQVADLVALVPNPYSILAQVNPKSKWYSVIDLKDAFFSVPVAEECQKIFAFTWENAHTGIKQQYTWTRLPQGFKHSPTLFGEQLAKDLKTYQKKYGPVIQYVDDLLLFRDTYLDCAKATLHLLQTLYSKGYRASKKKAQICELEVEYLGFRIREGTRCLGISRTNSIRHQPTPTCKKELRAFLGATGYCRLWIANYAVIAQPLYDKLRGKEAESQPFQWEGHELVHLQQLKEALISPPALGLPDVTKPFHLFVDEKKGMAIGVLTQTFGSWERPVAYLSKGMDNVAKGWPGCLRSIAAACILIPEAVKLTFGQTLQVTTPHTIQGLLETHGPKWMTNSRLVKYQALLCETPEIQIQDSKNLNPATLMPAPEPVSHDCEEVMATVHSSRPDLRDQPWQGAWTLFTDGSSQVKDGVRVAGYAVVTEDDIIEAGPLPSGTSAQKAELIALTRALQLAEGKTVNIYTDSKYAFLTIQVHGALYKERGFLNAEGKQLANAPEIHELLRSVWLPHKVAVMHCKAHSGKSDPIARGNQKADSAAKAGAQDPYQTKKTICPLLQFPTEVPTYSAEENDWAKAENFHQQNGWWIISDGRIWIPDTIAWTIVREAHCHTHLGRDSLAKLLAKTYYINRITQLTKHAINQCVTCARNNPRNGPGPAPGHVLRGTIPFQVCQIDFTHMTPAQGYKAMLVAVCTYTGWIEAVPTRTETAKEVVSLLLNQILPRYGLPRQINSDNGPAFTSEATQHLTKILGLKWHLHCTWRPQSSGTVERANRTLKSQLAKLCQETRTKWPKMLPLALLNIRCTPRQSGLTPYEMMYARPPPLPSFPESLQVQGEMSLSNQMKGLYNTVEAIRKYTCETEPLILINPIHKFQVDDSVWIKEWDESDFLKPRWKGPFTVLLTTPTALKVSGCPTWIHWTRVKPATETWQVSKTGDSTLRFTRNTAKVNLL